AAATTCTTGCCGCTTTCAAATAATCGGGAGGGATTATGGAATTGCTAACCTGGACGCCTGTAGCTTTTTATAAAAAGCTATTTCCAAGGAATAAAGAAGGAAAAACTTTCATACCTGCAAACGTATTTAAAGAAGCATTTACAAGCGCAGTTATCTACTACTACATAAAAAAGGACAGAGAGATAGAACACCGTGTTAAAAATTATCTTCTTAAAAAAGGGCTGAAACCGGAAGAGATAATTGACAGGATAAAAGAGATAATTTTTGAAAAATATGGTGTACTTCAAGAAATAGAGCTTCCGGAAAAGATATTTATTGATGAAAAAGACCTTTACGAAACGCGAGCAGTCATATTTGACCTTAAAAATTGGGAAGACGTGGCAGAATTTGAGATAGAAGTCTTTAAAGGGAAAGTAGAAGTTCCAATTAAAACGCCTCACCTTGAAAAGCTCAAAGCTGCATGCCATTCATACTGCGAAGCCCTGGCAAACATGGAAAAGAAAATGCTGAAAGACCATCCTCTGGCAGAGAGCTTTTACCTGCCGTTGACCGATTCGATCAAAAAATGGGAAATTCCGTTAAGAATGGGAATGTGGACAGACTTAAGATTTAAAGGGCACCTTTTCTTTTTCTGGAGAGTAAAGGAAGTCAGAGAAAAACTTTTTGAAGAACTTAAAACAGACATAAGACCTACAAAAATAATCTATCTGCCGAAAGAGAACGCAACGGCAGGTTGGTGTGAGCTTTCAATCTAAACAATAACAATAAAAGGGAGGTGGAACATGCTGAAGAAACTGCTCAAAAAGGACGACAAGAAAATGGCAGAACTCAACAGGCAGCTGAGAAGCTACATCGCACAGATCGAAGCCCTGAGGGTGGAAATAGCAAACATCGACGATCTCATATCCGAATACAGGGCTACAATTACCACCCTCAAAAATCTCAAAGATTTAGGTGATGGCAAAGAAGTCCTTCTTCCGGTAGGCAGAATCGCTCAGGTTGCTGCAAAGCTCGAAAAAGTGGAAAAAGTCGTTATCAGCATAGGAAGCGGAATCTCTGTCGAACTGCCGTTTGAAGAAGCAGTTTCCCAAATAGAAAAAGAAATTGCAGCACTTATCGTTCTAAGAGAAGCCCTCGAAAAAGCAATGGTTGATCTCTACGCTAAGGTAGAAGAAACAACCGAAAAAATCAGAGAACACGGACAATTTGAAGCTTCTGAAGAGGCAAAAGATGAGGAAGAAAAAGAAGAAAAATAAAGAAATCATAGAACTGCTAAAAAAGCTTCCCGCCGGAAGAAAAATATACTACAAGGCGGGAAGTATAATGGTGGAAGTTTCTAAAGAAGAAGCGATAAAACTCCTTGAAAAGGAAAAAGAGGGGGAGGATTAATCTCCCCCTCTTTTTTAATTATACTTAGAAATGAACAATTTTATCTGCCCATTTAACTATCTCGTAGAGATCTTCCATTGTCGAAAGGGGACAGGCACCGTTATCAACATACTTTTCAACAACAATGCACGTTCCACAGGTATAGATCTGGCCACCTTTGTCTAAAAACCTCTCCATTCTATCTTTTAAATTGACTTCCTCGGCATCGATTATTCTAGTATCAAAACATTCACCAAGAAAAAAATCTTCACTTCATTACCATCATCCACGGCAATATTTGCAAATTTCATAGCACTACGAATACGTCTAATTTTATCAGTTCCAATAATAACAGCAAGCTTCATATGCTATTTCCCCCTCTAAAAGGTTAAAAGTTATTATTACTTAAAATCAATAAGTAATTTCAGTATATCTCTCATTATATGACTAAAATTTGAACTCCACAACCATTTTAAAGAGGTAAAGTGATTAAAATTTTTATTTAGTTTTACTCAGATAAAGAAAAATAATTTTAAGGAATTTAAAGAAATGAAATAACCTATTCTGCTCTGTTAGAAGGCATCGTTGTTTCAACATGAACGGGTTTATTTTGTTCAGGTTTCAAAATCTGTATTCTTTGATTTAGCCAATCTGTAACAATAACATCACCTCTGTTATCAACGGCAACATCGGTAGGATAGTTAAACCAACCGGGAGACCAACCTCTTCCTCCAAATTCAAAAAGAAAGTTTCCGTTCATATCATAAGCAAGCACCGCCTGCCTCATTGGATCACAGACATATATACGTCTGTTTTCTTCATCAATAGTAACAGCAGAAGGCTGACTTAACTGACCAAAGTTTGCACCGTGAGTTCCAAACTTAAATAGAAACGTTCCATCCTTATCAAAAACGTAAACCTGACCAAAATCAAGCGCAACAAGATAAACACGTCCAAGAGAATCAACACCTACATTGGAGACAATAGAACCAACTTTTATATCTTCCACTTTCATTTCAGGATACAAGAATCGTGTAAACTTTCCATTCTCATCAAAACAGACAACAAAATCCTTTCCCGCTCCTGTTACGTATATTTCTCCAGTTACGGGATTGACTGCAACATGAGTCGGAACAAAATCATTATCACCTTTAAATCCTTTCACCGGAATAACTTTTTTAAGAATAAGAGCTGAAGAAAGAACATAAATTTTCTGCTCATTAGAAGAGATTAGATAAAAGTTACCTTTAGAATCGACAAAAATATCGACAGGATCTTTTACTCCATAGCCTTTGCCTACTGCTAGAAAAGGAAAGTAATCCGGTGTATAAAATATCACTTTGGATTTACCAGGTTCAACAACATAAAGTTGTCTTGACTTCTTATCATAAAAAATAGAACCGGGATAGGCCAAGGCCTTCCCGGTCTCATCTATGTTGATAATACCAAGCACCCTTGTGGAAACGACTTTTTGCCCCTTAGCTTTCAAAGGAAAACCGCAGAGCAATCCGGTTAAAAAAATAGCTATTAACCTTTTGTTGTATGACATACCATACATCCACACTCATTCATGAGAGTTGCATTTGTAGAAGCACTATCAGCGGTACATGTTGAGTAGTCCCATCTGAGAAGATCGTAGTATGGTGAACCGTGAGCCCTGTGGCAGGACACACATGTAACTATGGCATCGTCACCTGTCCATGAAATGGTGTTATCTGTGAGAAGCGTGTAGTTATCCGTTGCAACAGGAGCAAACATACTGTAAGGAGCAGATGTTGGATTACCACCGTTGTAATATTTGTATTCAACATCAGTATGTCCATCTACACCTATCGTAGCAGGTCCTGCATTTGAAAGATCAAAATCAGTCGGGTGTCTGAGCCATGGCGTCCCTATAGGTGAATCTATTGCAGTAGGATCTCTTGAAACTTCAGCACCGCTGTGGAAAATACCGTGACACTCTGCACAAAGGTAAGAGATGGTATGAGGATTCGCAGTTGTAGGATCCTCAGAAGCTCTATTTACACCGTAATAAATATTATGTGAAACTCCGTTAGCATCTGCAACTGCTGCATATTCGTAATAGTTATGCTCATATCCCGCAATACCAGCAAGGAATCTGTAGCTGTTACCAATAGTTCCCGTACCGTTCACCCAACCATACATGTTGGAGTGGTGAGCTCCGTTTATACCTGCAAAGCTGTCAAGTGTTGATGCATTATGTCTTCCGTGACAGCCATAAACACCTGCACATGTAAGCTGATGAGTCCATGTAGCTTCACCGTTTGCTACCTTAGAGCCGAAAATTGCATCAGTAAAGTGAGTGGCGTTTGCATCCCAACCAGGCGGCGTTAAACCGATATTTGGATCTGGCGGCATACCAAGATCAGCAACGTTGTGTGAAAATCTTGAATCTTGAGTTCTCCCCCAATAGAAGCTTCCACCTGCAAGAGCCCTGTTCTGACCCCATGTAGCGGTTGAATAGTTACCAGTGGTATATGCATCTCCAGTTGATGGATATTCCGGCTGTGTTGTTGAATCAACATAGGGCCAGAGATGATCGCCGTAATAGAGAGTTCCCGCTTTTGGTGCCTCACCATAAGTGTGACAGTAACGACAGTCACCGCGAAGAAGGTTTCTAATAGGCGTTGTCGAATTTGAGAATGTCATCGGAACAACGTTAGTGGAACTTACAGTTCCGGTAGTGTAGCTGGCATTACTGTCCCACGGATAGACACCGTGCTGAGAGTTGTGCATTGTGTGACAGTTCACACATGGACCTACAACAGCACTGGCATTTTGATATAAGATAAAGCCAGAAGATGCCAGCACTGCCAAAGTGCCCAGAAGCAGTTTCCTTCTCATTTATCCACACCTCCTAAATTTCCCACCCAGTATTAATCTATATTCAAGCGCATTTTAACAAAAAACATAAATAAAATCCACTAACGCTTATTAGCAAATTCTATAAATAAACCAAAAATTGACTTTCCAATTATTCCTCAAAACTATCTATATTACTACTTATAGAAT
This region of Desulfurobacterium indicum genomic DNA includes:
- the pfdA gene encoding prefoldin subunit alpha, translated to MLKKLLKKDDKKMAELNRQLRSYIAQIEALRVEIANIDDLISEYRATITTLKNLKDLGDGKEVLLPVGRIAQVAAKLEKVEKVVISIGSGISVELPFEEAVSQIEKEIAALIVLREALEKAMVDLYAKVEETTEKIREHGQFEASEEAKDEEEKEEK
- a CDS encoding prefoldin subunit; the protein is MRKKKKKNKEIIELLKKLPAGRKIYYKAGSIMVEVSKEEAIKLLEKEKEGED
- a CDS encoding NHL repeat-containing protein, which produces MSYNKRLIAIFLTGLLCGFPLKAKGQKVVSTRVLGIINIDETGKALAYPGSIFYDKKSRQLYVVEPGKSKVIFYTPDYFPFLAVGKGYGVKDPVDIFVDSKGNFYLISSNEQKIYVLSSALILKKVIPVKGFKGDNDFVPTHVAVNPVTGEIYVTGAGKDFVVCFDENGKFTRFLYPEMKVEDIKVGSIVSNVGVDSLGRVYLVALDFGQVYVFDKDGTFLFKFGTHGANFGQLSQPSAVTIDEENRRIYVCDPMRQAVLAYDMNGNFLFEFGGRGWSPGWFNYPTDVAVDNRGDVIVTDWLNQRIQILKPEQNKPVHVETTMPSNRAE